From one Amycolatopsis sp. FDAARGOS 1241 genomic stretch:
- a CDS encoding molybdopterin-dependent oxidoreductase, with protein sequence MEKLPIPREEQFKGGAHGERVTARIGALLGLAFVICFVTGLLSHLIQHPTGWFFWPSRPIWLYRLTQGAHVISGIAAIPLLLAKLWSVFPKLFERPLVKSLPHALERLSILVLSGSAFFELSSGLLNVAQNYPWNFYFPQVHYAVAWVAIGSVVVHVAVKLPIVRRALTRETERAPQPPAEGLSRRGFLRTTWLVTGVAVLSTAGATVPWLKDVSGLSWKTDKGSQKLPVNRTAVAARVTRTAVDPNWLLSIVTPGGTKQFTLAQLRALPQTSADLPIACVEGWSQMASWRGISFPTLLRAAGSRPGVDVRVSSLDKTGLYGASTLPGEHTADDLTLLALELNGEVLDVDHGYPCRVIAPSRPGVLQTKWVEKLEVL encoded by the coding sequence ATCGAGAAGCTGCCGATCCCGCGCGAGGAGCAGTTCAAGGGCGGCGCCCACGGCGAACGCGTCACGGCACGGATCGGCGCGTTGCTGGGGCTGGCGTTCGTGATCTGCTTCGTCACGGGCCTGCTCAGCCACCTGATCCAGCACCCGACTGGCTGGTTCTTCTGGCCGAGCCGCCCGATCTGGCTGTACCGGCTGACGCAGGGCGCGCACGTGATCTCCGGCATCGCGGCGATCCCGCTGCTGCTGGCGAAGCTGTGGAGCGTGTTCCCGAAGCTGTTCGAGCGGCCGCTGGTGAAGTCGCTGCCGCACGCGCTGGAGCGGCTGTCGATCCTGGTGCTCTCGGGTTCGGCGTTCTTCGAGCTGAGTTCGGGGCTGCTGAACGTCGCGCAGAACTACCCGTGGAACTTCTACTTCCCGCAGGTGCACTACGCGGTGGCGTGGGTCGCGATCGGGTCGGTGGTGGTGCATGTCGCGGTCAAGCTGCCGATCGTACGGCGGGCGTTGACGCGCGAGACCGAGCGGGCACCGCAGCCGCCGGCGGAAGGCCTGTCGCGGCGCGGGTTCCTGAGGACGACGTGGCTCGTGACGGGCGTGGCCGTGCTGTCGACCGCGGGCGCGACCGTGCCGTGGCTGAAGGACGTCTCGGGCCTGTCGTGGAAGACGGACAAAGGTTCGCAGAAGCTGCCGGTGAACCGCACGGCCGTCGCGGCGCGCGTCACGCGGACCGCCGTCGACCCGAACTGGCTCCTGTCGATCGTGACGCCAGGTGGGACGAAGCAGTTCACGCTGGCGCAGCTGCGTGCCCTGCCGCAGACGAGCGCGGACCTGCCGATCGCCTGCGTCGAGGGCTGGAGCCAGATGGCTTCGTGGCGCGGGATCTCGTTCCCGACGCTGCTGCGCGCGGCCGGGAGCCGGCCAGGCGTCGACGTGCGGGTGTCGTCGCTCGACAAGACCGGCCTCTACGGCGCCAGCACGCTGCCGGGCGAGCACACGGCCGACGACCTGACCTTGCTGGCGCTGGAACTCAACGGCGAAGTGCTCGACGTCGACCACGGTTACCCG
- a CDS encoding bifunctional 2-polyprenyl-6-hydroxyphenol methylase/3-demethylubiquinol 3-O-methyltransferase UbiG has translation MRKRSRGREFDRGLLGQRCWLELANGDRVDLPVDRWTDGCGQGDTVLLDACDGPTLDIGCGPGRLTAALARRGVVALGVDSSPTAVRLTQQRGAAALRRDVFQPLPGEGRWHHALLADGNIGIGGDPVALLDRIGQLLAPDGDVLVELEPPGNGLRREAVRVLPGDATPWFGWAWVGTDAVAEVAVRSGFRVDWTTSRGPRWFARLERR, from the coding sequence GTGAGGAAACGCAGTCGCGGCCGGGAGTTCGACCGCGGGCTGCTCGGGCAGCGCTGCTGGCTCGAGCTGGCGAACGGCGACCGGGTCGACCTGCCCGTCGACCGGTGGACGGACGGGTGCGGCCAGGGCGACACCGTGCTGCTCGACGCGTGCGACGGGCCGACGCTCGACATCGGCTGCGGCCCCGGCCGGCTCACGGCGGCGCTGGCGCGGCGCGGGGTGGTGGCGCTGGGCGTCGACAGCTCGCCGACCGCCGTGCGGCTGACGCAACAGCGTGGCGCGGCGGCGTTGCGGCGGGACGTCTTCCAGCCGCTGCCCGGCGAAGGACGCTGGCACCATGCGCTGCTCGCGGACGGCAACATCGGCATCGGCGGCGACCCGGTGGCATTGCTGGACCGGATCGGGCAGCTGCTCGCGCCGGACGGCGACGTGCTGGTGGAGCTGGAGCCGCCGGGGAACGGGCTGCGGCGCGAAGCGGTGCGGGTGCTGCCCGGGGACGCCACGCCGTGGTTCGGGTGGGCGTGGGTCGGGACCGACGCGGTGGCGGAGGTCGCGGTGCGGTCCGGGTTCCGCGTCGACTGGACGACGAGCCGCGGGCCCCGGTGGTTCGCGCGATTGGAGCGCCGATGA
- a CDS encoding DUF2064 domain-containing protein has protein sequence MTARFCLLVVAKAPVPGFAKTRLCPPATPAQAADIAAAALLDTLDAVCATREAVPVVAMTGELGAAARGSELGRALRRTTVIAQRGWDFGARLANAHADVAAVLAGLPVLQIGMDTPQVTPELLDASIEPVLRGVHGAVLGPAEDGGWWGLGLADPHHAQVLAGVPMSQEDTGTRTRQALESAGLTTGPLPKLSDVDTMTDARRVAAAAPRGRFAAAVRAVEGRDVA, from the coding sequence ATGACCGCGCGGTTCTGCCTGCTGGTGGTGGCGAAGGCGCCCGTGCCCGGCTTCGCCAAGACGCGGTTGTGCCCGCCCGCGACGCCCGCGCAGGCGGCGGACATCGCCGCGGCCGCGTTGCTGGACACGCTCGACGCGGTGTGCGCGACGCGGGAAGCGGTGCCGGTGGTCGCGATGACCGGGGAGCTGGGCGCGGCCGCCCGCGGAAGCGAGCTCGGCCGCGCGTTGCGGCGGACGACCGTGATCGCCCAGCGCGGCTGGGACTTCGGGGCACGGCTGGCCAACGCGCACGCCGACGTCGCCGCGGTGCTCGCGGGGCTGCCGGTGCTGCAGATCGGCATGGACACCCCGCAGGTCACGCCGGAGCTGCTGGACGCGTCGATCGAACCGGTGCTTCGCGGGGTGCACGGCGCCGTGCTGGGGCCGGCCGAGGACGGCGGCTGGTGGGGCCTCGGGCTCGCCGACCCGCATCACGCGCAGGTGCTGGCCGGAGTCCCGATGTCCCAGGAGGACACGGGAACCCGCACGCGCCAGGCACTCGAGTCGGCGGGGCTCACGACCGGGCCACTGCCGAAACTGTCCGATGTGGACACCATGACGGATGCGCGGCGGGTGGCCGCGGCGGCGCCGCGCGGGCGGTTCGCGGCGGCGGTGCGCGCGGTCGAAGGGCGGGACGTGGCGTGA
- a CDS encoding glycosyltransferase family 2 protein: MSDLQVDVVLPCLDEAGALPGVLAALPPGYRAIVVDNGSSDGSPEVAAALGAKVVHEPRRGYGAAVHTGLEAATADVVCFADADGSLDLGDLPRLVASVEGGADLAVGRRVPVRRSVWPWHARAGNAVLAVLLRSRGLPVRDIAPLRAARREALLRLGITDRAFGYPLELLIRAQRAGWLVREFDVRYGERAKGTKSKVSGSVRGTLRAVRDFGRVLAR, translated from the coding sequence GTGAGCGATCTTCAGGTAGACGTCGTGCTCCCGTGCCTCGACGAGGCCGGGGCCCTGCCGGGCGTGCTGGCCGCCTTGCCGCCGGGATACCGCGCCATCGTGGTGGACAACGGTTCGTCCGACGGTTCCCCGGAAGTGGCGGCCGCCCTCGGCGCGAAGGTGGTGCACGAACCCCGCCGCGGGTACGGCGCCGCAGTGCACACCGGGCTCGAGGCGGCGACCGCGGACGTCGTGTGCTTCGCCGACGCCGACGGGTCCCTTGACCTGGGTGACCTGCCCCGGCTCGTGGCCTCGGTGGAAGGGGGCGCCGACCTCGCCGTCGGGCGGCGGGTGCCGGTGCGGCGCAGCGTGTGGCCGTGGCACGCGCGAGCGGGCAACGCTGTGCTGGCGGTACTGCTGCGCAGCCGGGGATTGCCGGTGCGCGACATCGCGCCGTTGCGGGCTGCGCGGCGGGAAGCGTTGCTGCGCTTGGGGATCACCGACCGCGCGTTCGGTTATCCGCTCGAACTGCTGATCCGGGCGCAGCGCGCGGGCTGGCTGGTGCGGGAATTCGACGTGCGGTACGGCGAACGCGCGAAGGGCACGAAGTCGAAGGTGTCGGGGTCGGTGCGGGGCACGCTGCGCGCGGTCCGCGACTTCGGGCGGGTGCTGGCCCGATGA
- a CDS encoding response regulator transcription factor, translating into MEDQAGRVLVVDDDETVRDVVRRYLEVAGFTVDVAGDGAAGLALFAERVPDLVVLDVMMPGLNGLEVCRRLRQVSQVPIVMLTALGEEENRIAGLQLGADDYVTKPFSPKELALRVASVLRRARMPRPQPPAAELVDGDLRLQMSARQATLGGAELPLTTREFDLLAFFLAHPGVAFSRADLLERVWGWDFGDQSTVTVHVRRLREKIERDPAKPTRVATVWGVGYRYDREQ; encoded by the coding sequence ATGGAGGACCAGGCCGGGCGCGTGCTCGTGGTCGACGACGACGAGACGGTGCGCGACGTCGTCCGCCGCTACCTGGAGGTGGCCGGCTTCACCGTCGACGTCGCCGGTGACGGCGCCGCCGGGCTCGCGCTGTTCGCCGAGCGCGTCCCCGACCTCGTGGTGCTCGACGTGATGATGCCCGGCCTCAACGGGCTCGAGGTCTGCCGCCGGCTGCGGCAGGTGAGCCAGGTGCCGATCGTGATGCTCACGGCGCTCGGCGAGGAGGAGAACCGCATCGCCGGCCTGCAGCTGGGCGCCGACGACTACGTCACGAAACCTTTCAGCCCCAAGGAGCTCGCCCTGCGCGTGGCGTCGGTGCTGCGCCGCGCCCGCATGCCGCGCCCCCAACCCCCTGCCGCTGAGCTCGTCGACGGCGACCTGCGCCTGCAGATGAGCGCCCGTCAGGCCACCCTCGGCGGCGCCGAACTCCCGCTCACCACGCGCGAGTTCGACCTGCTCGCGTTTTTCCTCGCCCACCCCGGGGTGGCGTTCTCCCGCGCCGACCTGCTCGAGCGGGTGTGGGGCTGGGACTTCGGCGACCAGTCCACGGTGACCGTCCACGTGCGACGGTTGCGCGAAAAGATCGAACGCGACCCCGCCAAGCCGACGCGGGTCGCGACCGTGTGGGGGGTCGGCTACCGCTACGACCGGGAGCAGTGA
- a CDS encoding sensor histidine kinase KdpD translates to MIDAGDSAWVMFTHILHILPFALLFALPVAGLGGLALYLLRRRSLATTMTVLVLIPVVALLVGVLGISGFMFTPALMTELLVCLLVAVVTVPAAIVLGRMIARRSVWEREARDRERAAEASRRELVAWISHDLRSPLAGIQAMAEALADGVVSERSEVADYAQRISGETTRLSGMVGDLFELSRITAGALELTMSAVPLRDVVSDAVAAQSPVAERKRVRVLENAEAWPVVSGSDPELARIVRNLVSNAIRHTPPDGTVAVQLGIDGDQALLAVDDSCGGIPDDEIGRVFDVAFRGTQARTPDRSGTTSGGGLGLAIAKGLVEAHRGHIGVQNHGPGCRFEVRLPLSTVSV, encoded by the coding sequence ATGATCGACGCCGGCGACTCCGCGTGGGTGATGTTCACCCACATCCTGCACATCCTGCCGTTCGCGCTGCTGTTCGCGCTTCCGGTGGCGGGGCTGGGCGGGCTCGCGCTCTACCTGCTGCGCCGGCGTTCGCTGGCGACCACGATGACGGTGCTCGTGCTCATCCCTGTCGTGGCACTGCTCGTCGGCGTGCTCGGCATCAGCGGTTTCATGTTCACGCCGGCCCTGATGACGGAGCTGCTCGTCTGCCTGCTCGTGGCCGTCGTGACGGTGCCGGCGGCGATCGTGCTGGGCCGCATGATCGCGCGCCGCAGCGTTTGGGAGCGCGAGGCGCGCGACCGCGAACGCGCCGCGGAGGCCTCCCGGCGCGAGCTCGTCGCCTGGATCAGCCACGACCTGCGCAGCCCGCTCGCCGGCATCCAGGCCATGGCCGAGGCACTCGCCGACGGCGTCGTTTCCGAACGCAGCGAAGTCGCCGACTACGCCCAGCGCATCAGCGGTGAGACCACCCGGCTTTCCGGCATGGTCGGGGACCTGTTCGAGCTCTCCCGCATCACCGCGGGGGCGCTGGAGCTGACCATGTCCGCCGTTCCGCTGCGCGACGTGGTGAGCGACGCCGTCGCCGCGCAGTCGCCCGTGGCCGAGCGCAAACGCGTGCGCGTGCTGGAGAACGCGGAGGCGTGGCCTGTCGTGTCGGGCAGCGACCCGGAACTCGCGCGGATCGTGCGCAACCTCGTGTCCAACGCCATCCGCCACACCCCGCCCGACGGCACCGTCGCCGTCCAGCTCGGCATCGACGGCGATCAGGCCCTCCTCGCCGTCGACGACTCCTGCGGCGGCATCCCCGACGACGAGATCGGCCGTGTCTTCGACGTCGCCTTCCGCGGCACCCAGGCCCGCACGCCCGATCGCAGCGGCACTACCTCCGGCGGCGGCCTGGGGCTCGCCATCGCCAAGGGACTCGTCGAGGCGCACCGCGGCCACATCGGCGTCCAGAACCACGGCCCCGGCTGCCGCTTCGAAGTCCGCCTTCCCCTGTCGACGGTCAGCGTCTGA
- a CDS encoding triacylglycerol lipase has translation MSVSAWLRGFSPRRRLLLAASALVVVAAAVAAVVVAITGGSGAPRSGTPAQDDPGPVLLIPGYGGSRDSLERLASVIRARTGHEADVLTLAGDGTGDLQQQVGVLAAAVEQAYRHGAPSVDVIGYSAGGVVARLWVAQEGGEHQARRVITLGAPLHGTTLAATGAQLAPGACPVACQQLVPGSALVRRLGPVPDGLPWLSLWTRLDQTVVPPESARLEGAVNVPLQQLCPQDRAAHGDLPTDPAVTGVVLQALGTEPLRAPTGCPAVSP, from the coding sequence GTGAGCGTTTCCGCTTGGCTGCGTGGCTTCAGCCCCCGCCGGCGCCTGCTGCTCGCCGCGTCCGCGCTGGTGGTGGTCGCCGCCGCGGTGGCCGCGGTCGTGGTCGCGATCACCGGCGGCAGCGGCGCACCCCGCTCGGGCACGCCCGCGCAGGACGACCCCGGGCCGGTGCTGCTCATCCCCGGCTACGGCGGCAGCCGGGACTCGCTCGAACGGCTTGCCTCCGTCATCCGCGCCCGCACCGGCCACGAAGCCGACGTCCTCACCCTCGCCGGCGACGGGACCGGAGACCTCCAGCAGCAGGTCGGCGTGCTGGCCGCCGCCGTCGAACAGGCCTACCGCCACGGCGCACCGTCCGTGGACGTGATCGGTTACTCGGCCGGCGGCGTGGTCGCCCGCTTGTGGGTGGCGCAGGAGGGCGGCGAGCACCAAGCTCGGCGCGTGATCACGCTCGGCGCCCCGCTGCACGGCACCACCCTCGCGGCGACGGGCGCGCAGCTGGCGCCCGGCGCCTGCCCGGTGGCCTGCCAGCAGCTCGTGCCCGGCAGCGCGCTCGTGCGCCGGCTCGGCCCGGTCCCGGACGGGCTGCCGTGGCTGTCGCTGTGGACGCGGCTCGACCAGACCGTGGTGCCGCCCGAATCAGCCCGGCTCGAGGGCGCGGTGAACGTGCCCCTCCAGCAGCTCTGCCCGCAGGACCGCGCCGCGCACGGGGACTTGCCCACCGACCCCGCCGTGACCGGCGTCGTGCTCCAGGCGCTCGGCACCGAGCCGTTGCGCGCGCCGACGGGGTGTCCAGCGGTCAGTCCGTGA
- a CDS encoding ABC transporter permease: MIRVELRKLVLRPRTWVSMLLLCLLPAIVAVFLATADFAPPPGQGGAFLSAVVGDGTLYPAAALALVLPLFLPIAVAVTAGDAVAGDASTGTLRYLLIRPVGRTRLLTAKLVSVAVYVTLAIVVVVLTSLVIGVLLFGTGAQPGASGAPPAAAVSLSGVQLSSSSLVLRLLGAVLYVVLSMVGFAAITLFLSTVTDSAIGAALGGLAVLITSSVLETLDAAAPVKPFLPTHYWLSWLDFFRDPVLWRNIDHGLLLQAGYIVVFFGAAWANFATKDVTD; encoded by the coding sequence GTGATCCGCGTCGAGCTGCGCAAGCTGGTGCTGCGCCCCCGGACGTGGGTGAGCATGTTGCTGCTGTGCCTGCTGCCCGCGATCGTCGCGGTGTTCCTGGCGACGGCGGACTTCGCGCCGCCGCCGGGGCAGGGCGGGGCGTTCCTCAGCGCGGTCGTCGGTGACGGCACGCTCTACCCCGCGGCGGCGCTCGCGCTGGTGCTGCCGCTGTTCCTGCCGATCGCGGTGGCGGTGACCGCGGGCGACGCTGTGGCAGGCGACGCGTCGACGGGCACGTTGCGGTACCTGCTCATCCGGCCGGTGGGCCGCACGCGGTTGCTGACGGCGAAGCTCGTGTCGGTGGCGGTGTACGTCACGCTCGCGATCGTGGTCGTGGTGCTGACGTCGCTGGTCATCGGGGTGCTGCTGTTCGGCACCGGGGCCCAGCCGGGGGCCTCGGGTGCCCCGCCGGCGGCGGCTGTCTCGCTGTCCGGGGTCCAGCTGTCCTCGTCGTCGCTGGTGCTGCGGCTGCTGGGCGCGGTGCTGTACGTGGTGCTGTCGATGGTGGGTTTCGCGGCGATCACGCTGTTCCTGTCGACCGTCACCGATTCGGCGATCGGCGCCGCACTGGGCGGGCTGGCCGTGCTGATCACCAGCTCGGTGCTGGAGACGCTCGACGCTGCGGCGCCCGTGAAGCCGTTCCTGCCGACGCACTACTGGTTGTCGTGGCTCGATTTCTTCCGCGATCCCGTGCTGTGGCGCAACATCGACCACGGCCTGCTGCTCCAGGCCGGGTACATCGTGGTGTTCTTCGGGGCGGCGTGGGCGAACTTCGCGACGAAGGACGTCACGGACTGA